The Montipora capricornis isolate CH-2021 chromosome 3, ASM3666992v2, whole genome shotgun sequence genome window below encodes:
- the LOC138041913 gene encoding uncharacterized protein translates to MQTLSMNYLRIFKIIFVLLIASSSLTNVTSDSSKDLPVGHLKPLGSHRPPETNLVDDLQEMPTPQEFWTNYVSPSKAVVLRGAAKQGRAFTLWTDDYMKDKFSGLEVRLEGKKEKSSRVPIGAKGVGRDTIGNFINNYHTSGSNLYIVSELPTPMWPDVTVIPPLTCGLLKDRLVEVDLWMSGGGTKSILHKDAYNAINCLYNGTKEWKLIEYKYEDKIYKAWEPPQMVGGFSRINVQSVDLLKYPKVSEVPWSFVTINAGDCLFLPKSYYHQVTSYGTQNIAVALLFSRLDGVSDIDFTGCDQTIIHKRLSEMDVDWKFPGHGNLSMGNTDLETVREGMLEYFGDDSKLDMKGILSKQDWVEGQSFYSYLPGVKEHALMIFNWLGGNQKGFVTKDDVRKLTRDEMRQLVLSIEGTDVSNTLEAEYGIIDPSHVRYIIENLLLQNGHISRDSLIDAYIRETEGTKDFAKSLFDKLRDDNSSLDIVTKDEVGRNIDRALQRYLDWTREPEISPGQDIPQPQDAYGEDDNDDEMEEAQDTRHEEL, encoded by the exons ATGCAGACGTTATCCATGAATTATCTGcgaatttttaaaatcattttcgtATTATTAATCGCGTCTTCGAGTTTAACAAATGTCACCAGTGACTCTTCGAAAGATCTTCCAGTGGGTCATCTGAAGCCGCTAGGCTCTCATAGGCCGCCAGAAACAAATTTGGTGGACGACTTACAAGAAATGCCAACTCCTCAAGAATTCTGGACCAACTATGTGTCGCCATCAAAAGCTGTTGTGTTGCGTGGGGCCGCGAAACAAGGAAGGGCTTTCACTCTGTGGACAGACGATTACATGAAAGACAAATTTTCTGGTTTGGAAGTTAGACttgagggaaaaaaagaaaaaagttccAGGGTACCGATTGGAGCGAAAGGAGTTGGACGAGATACCATAG GAAACTTCATCAACAACTACCATACCAGTGGCAGTAATCTGTACATTGTGTCGGAACTCCCCACTCCAATGTGGCCGGATGTGACAGTCATTCCCCCCCTGACATGTGGATTGTTAAAGGACAGACTAGTTGAGGTTGACTTGTGGATGAGTGGTGGAGGAACAAAAAGTATCCTTCATAAAGATGCTTACAATGCTATCAACTGTTTATACAATGGAACAAAAGAATGGAAGTTGATTGAATACAAGTATGAAGACAAGATTTACAAGGCTTGGGAACCTCCACAGATGGTGGGGGGGTTTTCCCGCATAAATGTTCAGTCAGTTGATTTGCTAAAGTATCCAAAGGTTTCTGAGGTACCTTGGTCTTTTGTTACCATCAATGCTGgtgactgtttgtttttgccaAAGA GTTATTATCACCAAGTAACATCTTACGGAACACAAAATATAGCAGTCGCATTGCTGTTTTCTCGATTGGATGGAGTTAGTGACATTGATTTTACAGGCTGTGATCAGACAATTATCCACAAGCGTTTGAGTGAAATGGATGTGGACTGGAAATTCCCTGGTCATGGCAACCTCTCCATGGGTAACACTGATCTAGAAACTGTCAG GGAAGGTATGCTAGAATATTTTGGAGATGATTCAAAATTGGACATGAAgggaattttaagcaagcaAGACTGGGTAGAG ggACAGTCATTTTATAGTTATCTTCCTGGTGTGAAAGAGCATGCACTGATG ATATTTAATTGGCTAGGAGGTAACCAAAAGGGATTTGTGACCAAAGATGATGTGAGGAAATTAACCCGAGATGAAATGCGGCAACTTGTTCTTTCCATTGAAGGAACAGATGTTAGCAACACGTTGGAAGCAGAATATGGAATTATTGACCCATCACATGTCAG GTATATAATCGAAAATCTTTTGCTTCAAAATGGACACATTTCTCGTGACAGCTTGATTGATGCTTATATCAGG GAAACCGAAGGGACAAAAGATTTTGCAAAATCG TTATTTGATAAACTACGCGATGACAACAGCAgcttggacattgtcacaaaaGATGAGGTAGGAAGAAATATTGACCGCGCCTTGCAGAGGTATTTGGATTGGACACGAGAGCCCGAGATTTCCCCGGGACAGGACATCCCGCAGCCTCAGGATGCGTATGGAGAagatgacaatgatgacgaAATGGAAGAAGCACAAGACACGCGACATGaagaattgtaa